A genomic region of Strix uralensis isolate ZFMK-TIS-50842 unplaced genomic scaffold, bStrUra1 scaffold_350, whole genome shotgun sequence contains the following coding sequences:
- the PRRT1 gene encoding proline-rich transmembrane protein 1 → MAAEKPGVPEGAPHASPPPYGPPAPPGPGGGMGAATLPRGGLAGAATLPRGGPGAGGVAGAATLPRGLPGAGGAPHAAAHAATLPRPPPAAPQPYGAPPQPPLPYAPPPFALQLQPCTAYVPVYPVGPAFGAAPPGPGPGPLPGPVGVPVGGTLGGAVGAPLGVPAGLEGRRAPHDYLPIAVLTTLCCFWPTGVVAIVKAVQVRTAVARGDIVSAEIASREARNFSFISLAVGIAAIVLCTILTVVIIIAAQHHDNDWEP, encoded by the exons ATGGCGGCCGAAAAACCCG GAGTGCCGGAAGGGGCCCCCCACGCCTCGCCCCCCCCCTACGGGCCGCCGGCGCcaccggggccgggggggggcatgggggcaGCCACGCTGCCgcggggggggctggcgggggcggCCACGCTgccgcggggggggccgggggccgggggggtggcgggggcagCCACGCtgccccgggggctgccgggggccgggggggccccacACGCCGCTGCACACGCGGccacgctgccccggcccccccccgccgccccccagccctacggggcccccccccagccccccctgccctaCGCGCCCCCCCCCTTcgccctccagctccagccctgcacgGCCTATGTCCCCGTGTACCCCGTGGGGCCG GCCTTCGGGGCGGCCCcccctggccccggccccggccccctgcCTGGCCCCGTGGGGGTGCCGGTGGGGGGCACCctggggggggcagtgggggcccCCCTGGGGGTCCCGGCGGGGCTGGAGGGGCGCCGGGCGCCCCACGACTACCTGCCCATTGCCGTCCTCACCACCCTCTGCTGCTTCTGGCCCACCGGCGTCGTCGCCATCGTCAAGGCCGTGCAG GTGCGTACGGCAGTGGCGCGGGGGGACATCGTCTCGGCCGAGATCGCCTCGCGGGAGGCGCGGAACTTCTCCTTCATCAGCCTGGCCGTGGGCATCGCCGCCATCGTGCTCTGCACCATCCTCACTGTCGTCATCATCATCGCCGCCCAGCACCACGACAACGACTGGGAGCCATAG
- the FKBPL gene encoding FK506-binding protein-like — MEGRDSANEEVALRGAANGANAVVAGPANGQRAHRGLSNGERGSPVPANDGHRGACAVEESSRGTALSNEGRGSRGSANAQLEGERVAGSSANEERGGLRGPSRGDTGPQDQTNEMTGCQGPAKGVVGLRGATNEEAEPHDLTNETKGPQHPANEDAAPEAPANEDVELRAPANKDTVPHVPVNEDTAPEAPTNRDSGFGVPTNERAGCRDPTNAPAALLDPANGASPHRAEPSNEQAAPLAPANGAADPWDWSCEEAWLRAPEGEEEEGEEGWGQLEEEEEEEEELEEQEGGGGDPWARSGAPPGWWLSPDAAFAKRVLRRGRGLGRPGPGSRCRVRLEAPGPPAGAGGGRWRTLRLGGGEGRWAAALDACLETMAAGERARLRPAGAAAALGVRLGGFSPAPPFWEEAPGGRWREVLARQERAAALLGAGAAGPAARAYAQALRAAVAAGGAPPLPPALARPKAELHAGLALCQLRLGLPAAAAANAGKALALRPGHLEARFRRALAAAAMSDLEAAAADLALVLREEPGHAGARRELRRVRGAARERDARLARRLGRLFA; from the exons ATGGAAGGAAGAGATTCAGCCAATGAGGAGGTGGCACTGAGGGGAGCAGCCAATGGGGCCAACGCTGTGGTGGCAGGGCCGGCCAATGGGCAGCGAGCGCACAGAGGTTTGTCCAATGGGGAGAGAGGGAGCCCGGTACCGGCCAATGACGGGCACAGGGGAGCCTGCGCGGTGGAGGAGTCATCCAGGGGAACCGCGCTGTCCAATGAGGGAAGGGGGAGCCGCGGCTCAGCCAATGCCCAGCTGGAGGGGGAGCGAGTGGCCGGGAGCTCAGccaatgaggagagaggaggcctGCGGGGCCCCTCCCGGGGAGACACTGGGCCCCAAGACCAAACCAATGAGATGACAGGGTGCCAGGGCCCAGCCAAGGGGGTGGTCGGGCTTCGGGGCGCAACCAATGAGGAGGCAGAGCCGCACGACCTGACCAATGAGACCAAGGGGCCGCAGCACCCAGCCAATGAGGATGCGGCACCTGAAGCCCCAGCCAATGAGGACGTAGAGCTGCGAGCCCCAGCCAATAAGGACACGGTACCACACGTCCCAGTCAATGAGGACACGGCACCTGAAGCCCCAACCAATAGGGACAGCGGCTTTGGAGTGCCAACCAATGAGAGGGCAGGATGCCGCGATCCAACCAATGCTCCCGCCGCCCTCCTGGATCCAGCCAATGGGGCGTCGCCCCACCGGGCGGAGCCCTCCAATGAGCAGGCAGCCCCGCTGGCCCCGGCCAATGGGGCAGCGGATCCCTGGGACTGGTCGTGCGAGGAGGCGTGGCTGCGGGCGCCcgagggcgaggaggaggagggggaggagggctgggggcagctggaggaggaggaggaggaggaggaggagctggaggagcaggaggggggcgggggggaccccTGGGCACGGTCCGGGGCCCCCCCGGGCTGGTGGCTCAGCCCCGACGCCGCCTTCGCCAAGCGGGTGCTGCGCCGCGGGCGGGGCCTGGGGCGCCCCGGGCCCGGGTCCCGCTGCCGCGTGCGGCTGGaggcccccggccccc cggcgggggccgggggcggccggtgGCGCACGCTGCGGCTGGGAGGGGGCGAGGGGCGCTGGGCGGCGGCGCTGGACGCCTGCCTGGAGACGATGGCGGCGGGCGAGCGCGCCCGGCTGCggccggcgggcgcggcggcggcgctgggggtgCGGCTGGGGGGCTTCTCCCCCGCGCCCCCCTTCTGGGAGGAGGCGCCGGGCGGGCGCTGGCGCGAGGTGCTGGCGAGGCaggagcgggcggcggcgctgctgggggccggggcggcggggccggcggccagGGCCTACGCGCAGGCGCTGCGAGCGGCCGTGGCggccgggggggccccgccgctgccccccgcgcTGGCGCGGCCCAAGGCGGAGCTGCACGCCGGGCTGGCGCTCTGCCAGCTGCGGctggggctgccggcggcggcggccgccaaCGCGGGGAAGGCGCTGGCCCTGCGCCCGGGGCACCTGGAGGCGCGGTTCCGGCGGGCGCTGGCGGCCGCGGCCATGAGCGACCTGGAGGCGGCGGCCGCCGACCTGGCGCTGGTGCTGCGGGAGGAGCCTGGACACGCCGGCGCCCGCCGGGAGCTGCGCCGGGTGCGGGGGGCCGCCCGCGAGAGGGACGCCCGCCTGGCACGGCGCCTGGGGCGGCTCTTCGCCTGA